The sequence GAGCGCGGCGAGCCGCTGCTCACCGCCGTCAAGCTCGGCCGGCACGGCTCCATCGAGCCCGTCGACCTCGAGGTGTACCGGGGCGAGATCGTCGGCTTCGCCGGCCTGCTCGGCTCCGGCCGCACCGAGCTCGCGCGCCTCCTGTACGGCGCCGACAAGGCCGACGAGGGCGAGCTCACGCTGTTCGGCGAGGAGGTCAGGTCGGCCGCGCCGCTGTCCTCCCTGCGCAACGGACTCGCGTACTCGACCGAGGACCGCAAGAAGGAAGGCATCATCGCCGACCTGACGGTCCGCGAGAACATCGCGCTGGCGATCCAGGCGAACCGCGGCATCTGGCGCCGGATCCCGGCCAAGGAGCTCGACGAGGTCGTCGACCACTACATGACGGCGCTGAACATCCAGCCGCCGAACCCGAACATGCTGATCCGGAACCTGTCCGGCGGCAACCAGCAGAAGGCCCTGCTCGCGCGCTGGCTCGCGACCTCTCCCAAGCTGATCATCCTCGACGAGCCGACCCGCGGCATCGACATCGGTGCCAAGGCCGAGATCCAGCGCCTCGTCGTCGAGCTCGCGTCGCAGGGCATGGGCGTCGTGTTCATCTCCTCCGAGCTGGAGGAGGTGCTGCGCCTGTCGCACCGCCTCGTCGTCCTGCGCGACCGCGAGAAGGTCGGCGAGCTGACCAACGGCCCGAACGTGACGTCCTCGACGGTCCTGGAGACCATCGCGGCCAGCGAAGGTGATGCAGCATGACCGGCACCGTCCAGACCCCGTCCTTCGTGTCGCGGGTCGTCCACCACCACCTGTTCTGGCCCGTGGTCGCGCTCGTCGCGCTGTGGATCGCCTGCGGGGTCGTGAGCCCCGGCTTCCTCGACGTGAAGGTCGTCGACGGCCACCTGTTCGGCCAGCTCGTCGACATCACGCGCAACAGCGTGACGTTCCTGCTGCTGGCGCTCGGCATGTGCCTCGTCATCGCCACCGGCGGCATCGACCTGTCGGTCGGCGCGGTCATGGCGATCTCGCTGGCGGTCGCGCTGACCTACATCGACAACTCCGGCAACGGCGAGAGCGCGACGGTCGCACTGACGGCGGTCGCGATCGCGCTCGGCGTCGCGGCGGTGGTCGGGGCCTTCAACGGGTTCCTCATCGCGGGGCTCGGGATCCAACCGTTCATCGCGACCATGATCATCCTGGTCGCCGGCCGCGGCATCGCGCTCGCCTTCACGGGCGGCCAGATCACGACGACGCACTCGGCGCCGTTCAAGTCGATCGGCTCCGGGTTCGTCCTGGGGATTCCGACGCCCGTGGTGATCGGCGCCGTG is a genomic window of Cellulomonas fulva containing:
- a CDS encoding ABC transporter permease — encoded protein: MTGTVQTPSFVSRVVHHHLFWPVVALVALWIACGVVSPGFLDVKVVDGHLFGQLVDITRNSVTFLLLALGMCLVIATGGIDLSVGAVMAISLAVALTYIDNSGNGESATVALTAVAIALGVAAVVGAFNGFLIAGLGIQPFIATMIILVAGRGIALAFTGGQITTTHSAPFKSIGSGFVLGIPTPVVIGAVVFAIVALLVRKTALGMLLESVGINRTASHMAGVRSRNITWLVYILCGTLAGLAGLVYGAPTMAADANNIGQLMELNAIMAVVIGGTKLDGGKFSLAGTIVGALILTTLDRAVIIFHLPSESKDLFKAIVVIAICIAGSERLRDSIGLRRRPRLDSSTPAPKKTAEVAA